A genomic window from Silene latifolia isolate original U9 population chromosome Y, ASM4854445v1, whole genome shotgun sequence includes:
- the LOC141628767 gene encoding uncharacterized protein LOC141628767, translating into MFEGAREFILQFDPCQRTGNISWRNEMARRGILEVEIFNVWGFDYQCLFISSQSNKYIHVAVDYVSKWVEAIATSTDDAKAVTKLLKKVIFPRFGVSIALISDGGSHFNEKKLASLLTKYRVRHRTWLGYHPHRSSQVEVSNREIKKILEKVVNKTRKDWIMKLDNSL; encoded by the coding sequence ATGTTTGAAGGTGCTCGAGAATTCATACTTCAATttgacccttgccaaagaacggggaatatatcatGGAGGAATGAGATGGCACGACGAGGAATATTAGAAGTTGAAATATTCAATGTGTGGGGATTCGACTACCAATGTCTATTCATATCCTCTCAAAGCAATAAGTACATTCACGTTGCCGTTGATTACGTGTCtaaatgggtagaagcaattgctacctCCACAGATGATGCAAAGGCCGTAACTAAGCTTTTGAAAAAggtaattttcccaagatttggagtctCTATAGCCCTAATAAGTGATGGTGGATCACATTTcaatgagaagaaacttgcatcccttttgacaaAATACAGAGTTCGACATAGAACTTGGTTAGGATACCATCCCCATAGAAGCAgccaagttgaagtttcaaatagagagatcaagaaaATTCTTGAGAAGGTGGTTAATAAGACTCGTAAAGATTGGATCATGAAGCTTGACAACTCACTTTAG